Sequence from the Heliomicrobium undosum genome:
GTTCATTTCGTTTTTCATCGCAATCAGCCAAGGCGCGAACCTTAAACGCCAACCCTTACCGGCCCAGTTGTCTCACCTCGACCAGTTCCATCAGTTCCGCTACATCGTCGACCCGGCAGCCGCCGGTTTCCGTTGTCAGGGCTGAGGCGGCTGAAACGGCGACGGCAAACCTGACCATCGCTTCCGCCGCATAACCCCGGCGGAGGACCAAGGCGAAGGCGGCCACCATCGCATCGCCGCAACCGACCGTATTTACGGGCTGGATCGCCGGCGGTCTCGCCCAGAGAACGGTTGCGCCGCCGGATCTGCTGCTATGTTTGTCACGAAGACCGGCGCCCCAACCCAAGACGACACCGTCACTGCCTAATGAGATGGCCGCGCTCTCCGGCCCCAACGCCAGCAGTTCTCGGACTGCCCTCGCGGCTTCCCCAGCATCGCGAACCGGGCTGCCGAGTATTTGGCTCACCTCATTTCGGTTCGGCTTGATCAGCGTAGGCGCCGCCCCCATGCTGCGCATCAAAGCTTCGCCGCTCGTATCGAGAATCACCTTCTTTCCGGCCTCTTTGGCAATGGTGATTAAACGCTTGTAAATATCCACGTCAATGCTCTGGGGCAGGCTGCCTGACAAAGTGACGACGGTGCAGCGTTCGAGCAGTGTTTGGAATCGTTTAAGCAGGCGCTCGGTATCACCGGACATGACTGCCGGTCCCGGTTCTAGAACCTCCGTATGCACACCAGTCGTTTCATCGATGATATTAATGCAGGTCCGGCTTTCCTCATCGAGCCGAACAAAGTCATGGCGGACCTGCTGTTCGTCCAGTTTTGACTCAATATACCGCCCGGTAAAGCCACCCACGAATCCGGTTGCCAGGACCGGCTCACCCAGGGCATGGATGACGCGGGCCACGTTGAGCCCCTTGCCGCCCGCCGTGGCGATCACCTTTTTGACCCGCTTCACATCGCCGGCTTGAAAACATTCTACCCAGTAGGTCTTGTCGATGGCTGTGTTTAATGTGACGGTCAGGATCAAGAGGGCATCACTCCCCCATTTTTTTCTTACGGTGGATTACCTCGGCGAGATTTGGGCGCCAGCACCGTGTGATGTATGCCAAATCGCAGTGCGGGTGGATGGTTTCACCGGGATTCTTTCGCCACCTATTAAAACTTATTTGCACTAATTATCTCTATCTTCTTTATGGTAGTATTGCCGTAGTTTTCTGTCAAACTAATTATTATTCTATCCGTTATAAGTCTCAAAAGCCGTATCCCCAAAAAGAAAAGGCCGGAGAAAGTCCGGCCTACCCTTAATGGTGTTGCGCTGTGTTTGTGTAAAATCACTACCGCCATCAATTAGGGTTTTTCGTTTTCAACTTTTACCTCTATTGTGTATGTTGTCGATGCCGCTTCGATGGCGCCTGCAGCCCAGTGTTCTCCCGACACGTCAGACCAAGTGGTTTTGCTTAATCCGGTCAGCGGCTTCCTTCCAATTAGATTGTTCATGAGCACCACGATTTCCGCTCGCGTGACCGCCTGATCGGGTCTAAATAGTCCATCGGGATATCCATGAAGAATGTTGGCTGCTTCCATAGTAGCCACGGACTGTTCTGCCCAGTGCCCTTGTACATCGCTAAAGGAAATTCGCCCTTCATTGGACAATTTCTTCCATTTTGTCACCAGGGCCGACAGTTCGGCCCGCGTCACATACTGATCGGGCCGGAATGAGCCGTCGGGGTATCCTTGAATCAACCTCATCGACTGCAGCCTCTGTATCGCGCCAAAGGCCCAGTGTTCAGAAGGCACATCGGGGTATTTTATTACGATGATTTCTTCTGCACTCGCCAGTTGCCTGTCGATGATGACCGCCAGTTCTCCCCTGGTAATCGGTTTCTCCGGTTTGAACGTCCGGTCGGGGTAGCCGAACACGTACGGTTGAATCGTCTGTTTGACCGTGTGTTCTACCGGTTTTGTCGGTTCATCAGGTTTTTTTACAGGTGTGACTACCGTTCCGTCTCCATCGCTACCACCGCCGCCCCCGCCGCTCGGGACTTCGGCCCGGACAATGGTAAATACACTGAACTTGTCAATTTCAATGGTGATGCCGACGGGACGACCTTGGTTGTTATACTCGATAGTCCCCGTTTTTACTTCTTCCGTTCCATCGGTATGCTGGACCCATACCCTGAGTGAGGCTAGCTGCGATGCGGGCAAGTCGCTCGGCAAGGGGAAGGTGACCTTCGTTCTCCGGTTGCTTAAGTTGGTTTCAATGGTCATCGGCTTGCCAACCAATTGAATTTGATCGCCTGAAGCACCTGTGACCTGCATAACAGTCGCATTGTTCTTGGCCGCTTGTGTTTGCTGCGCTACTTGGGGCGCTTGTTTGATGGGAACAACGCGGAAGTACAAATCGATGCCATCGTTGGTCAACGTCTGAACGCTCTCCTGCGGGATTGTTACTTTTACATCGGGACTAGCGATCTGAAGTGTCATCTGGTTAGCGCCTAATCGGGTAATGGCATCTCTATGGACCTGTACATTAAATGCGTCGGCATCCCTGGCCTGAGCGTCGGAAGCGAGATCGATATGCACTTCCCTTCGGTTTTGCTGAAGTGCCTCCTGTACACTCTCAGCGGCTTTTTCCTCATTGAGCGCAACTGTGTCGACCTTTTTCGTTCCTTCCACCGTACGGTAGACGGCAACCTCTGCGGCTTTGACGCCATCTTCACCAGTCTTGACATCGACCGTGCGCTCCACTGGCGTCCCCGTAATCGCTTGGTCCAGGGGCTTCACAACCAGGAAAAATGTTTTCCGGACAGTTCTTACACCCAGATTGAGCGTTGCCGTCATCGTAACGGTGGCATCACCACTGCCAGAAGCCGGACGCTGAACGGTTCCGTTTGGGGATATGTAATTGAGATTGCTTGATGACCAGGAGATTTGAGCACCGTTGGAGCCCGTTGTCAGTAACGTAATGTTTCTGGTTACATTGTTCCATAAATCGGCCGGGTGGGTTGCATCGCCGGGCCAGAAGCCGATAGCGAGATCTCTTTTGGCAATTTCCAAAAAATCGGCTTCCGCTCGCGCAACCGTTACCGTATAGGTTTTTGAGTCATTTTGGGCCGAAACGACAACCCGGATGGTGTTGTTACCAACGGTCAATTGGATGGGTGAACTGGGCACGCCGCTTGCAACGCTGACGCCGTTCACTTTAATCGTCGCGTCCTGATGAGCGGCCGTCGGGGTGACGGTAACTTCCTGAACATTATTCGCCACAGACACATCATAGTCGATTACGCTTCTGCTAAAGACGGGCGATAACGTTCCATTACTTAGGCTTAATCCGCTTAAATCAACATTGTGGTTGACCACCTGAGTCACCGTAAAGGTCACTGCAGTCATGTTGTTCGCCGTCACTCTTACCGTCGCGCTATGGGTCCCTTGGGCTAGCCCGTCAACCGCCTTCACCGTGAAGGTCGCCGTCGGCTGCCCGTCGTCTAGCGTCGTCGCCGACAGCGTCCCGAGGGTAAAGTCGCCCGCGCCGGCTCCCTCCAACGCCACCGCCAGGTTGTTCAGCACTCCGGTCCCCGTCCGGCTGATCGTCACCGTTTTCGTCTGCTGCGTCCCGTTCAGGTAACCCACCGTCAACGGTTCCAGCGTTTGGGCTGCGATGGCGCTGATCATGTACGTCGGCGCTGCCGTGTAGCCGTCATCGACAGGGCCTGTCTTGCCCCACCGGGTGATCGTTGTGTCTGCGTCCTTCACTTCCACCACTTCCACGTACTGCCCGTCCGTGGCGGTGATCTCAAAGGCCGCCGTCCCGCTGGTGTTCTCCGTCCAGCCTGTCGCTGTGAAGGCTGTGCCCACGTTTGGCGCTGTCGGATCGGCGCTGACCACCTTGTAGTAAATCTTGTGGCTTGCCTGCGCCGCCGTGCTGATCGTCAGCATCACCTTGTTCTCTTGGGCCGTCGGCGTTTTGGCCGCCGCGCCGGCGCTCAGACCGCTGGCCGCAGTCGGCGCCGTGTAGCCGTCATCGACGGGGCCTGTCTTGCCCCACCGGGTGATCGTCGTGTCCGCATCCTTCACTTCCACCACTTCCACGTACTGCCCGTCCGTGGCGGTGATCTCGAAGGCAGACGTTCCGCTGGTGTTCTCCGTCCAGCCTGTCGCTGTGAAGGCAGTGCCCACGTTCGGCGCTGTCGGATCGGCGCTGACCACCTTGTAGTAGATCTTGTGGCTTGCCTGTGCAGCCGTGCTGATCGTCAGCATCACCTTGTTCTCTTGGGCCGTCGGCGTTTTGGCCGCCGCGCTGGCGCTCAGACCGCTGGCCGCAGTCGGCGCTGTGTAGCCGTCATCGACGGGGCCTGTCTTGCCCCACCGGGTGATCGTCGTGTCCGCATCCTTCACTTCCACCACTTCCACGTACTGCCCGTCCGTGGCGGTGATCTCGAAGGCAGACGTTCCGCTGGTGTTCTCCGTCCAGCCTGTCGCTGTGAAGGCTGTGCCCACGTTCGGCGCTGTCGGATCGGCGCTGACCACCTTGTAGTAGATCTTGTGGCTTGCCTGTGCAGCCGTGCTGATCGTCAGCATCACCTTGTTCTCTTGGGCCGTCGGCGTTTTGGCCGCCGCGCCGGCGCTCAGACCGCTGGCCGCAGTCGGCGCTGTGTAGCCGTCATCAACGGGGCCTGTCTTGCCCCACCGGGTGATCGTTGTGTCCGCATCCTTCACTTCCACCACTTCCACGTACTGCCCGTCCGTGGCGGTGATCTCGAAGGCAGACGTTCCGCTGGTGTTCTCCGTCCAGCCTGTCGCTGTGAAGGCTGTGCCCACGTTCGGCGCTGTCGGATCGGCGCTGACCACCTTGTAGTAGATCTTGTGGCTTGCCTGTGCAGCCGTGCTGATCGTCAGCATCACCTTGTTCTCTTGGGCCGTCGGCGTTTTGGCCGCCGCGCCGGCGCTCAGACCGCTGGCCGCAGTCGGCGCTGTGTAGCCGTCATCAACGGGGCCTGTCTTGCCCCACCGGGTGATCGTTGTGTCCGCATCCTTCACTTCCACCACTTCCACGTACTGCCCGTCCGTGGCGGTGATCTCGAAGGCAGACGTTCCGCTGGTGTTCTCCGTCCAGCCTGTCGCTGTGAAGGCTGTGCCCACGTTCGGCGCTGTCGGATCGGCGCTGACCACCTTGTAGTAGATCTTGTGGCTTGCCTGTGCAGCCGTGCTGATCGTCAGCATCACCTTGTTCTCTTGGGCCGTCGGCGTTTTGGCCGCCGCGCCGGCGCTCAGACCGCTGGCCGCAGTCGGCGCTGTGTAGCCGTCATCAACGGGGCCTGTCTTGCCCCACCGGGTGATCGTTGTGTCCGCATCCTTCACTTCCACCACTTCCACGTACTGCCCGTCCGTGGCGGTGATCTCGAAGGCCGCCGTTCCGCTGGTGTTCTGCGTCCAGCCTGTCGCTGAGAAGGCTATCCCCACGTTCGGCGCTGTCGGATCGGCGCTGACCACCTTGTAGTAGATCTTGTGGCTTGCCTGCGCAGCCGTGCTGATCGTCAGCATCACCTTGTTCTCTTGGGCCGTCGGCGTTTTGGCCGCCGCGCTGGCGCTCAGCCCGCTGGCCGCCACCGGCGCCGTGTAGCCGTCATCGACGGGGCCTGTCTTGCCCCACCGGGTGACCGTTGCGCCGTTGACTTCCACCACTTCAACGTAATGCCCGTCGGTGGCGGTGATCTCGAAGGCAGACGTCCCCGTCGAGTTCATCGTCCAGCCGGATGAGTTAAAAGCGGCGCCCGGGGCCAGCGCCGATGGATCCGAGCTTACCGTTCTGTAATAGATCGTGTGGCCCGTTTGCGCAGGCGTGCTGATCGTCAGCATCACCTTGTTCGCTTCGGCTGTCGGCGTTTTGGCGGCCGTGCTCGCCGCTAACGCGTCCGATGAGTTCGCATTCGGACGTACAGCAACGGCTCCGTCACCCGTTATTGTAAATGCAACGTCTCCCGTGATCGTTTTTGTAAAACTGCTTACTACCAAGACATACTTTTGGTTGGCGGTCAAGGTTACTCCGCTAATGGTCGACCAATATTGGTCAGCAGCCGAATCATCATTGCCATAAAGCAAGTTGGAAATCGGATTGGCAGGATCAAATGTGTCTTGATATAAAAACATGGTCGTGTCTTTTGCTGGAGTAGACCCGCTTTGCGGTAAAGTTGTAAGATTAGGGTTTACAGCGATCGTGTACGTACCAGTCACACTCGGCACCAAATCACGTGTGAAGTAACAATACTCATTTCCCATTAACCAGTCTGCGTCAACAGGATCTGTCCAGAGATAGTTATACCCGGTGGTACTACCTTCTAAATCATCGCCAGGTTTACAGAGTTTATCACTGTCCGTACCCCAAAAATCGTAGATTAACGCAGGCCGGTCGAATATATTAGCGCTAAGTAATTGCCCAGAAAAACTTGTTGTGACCCCATGGGCAACATTAGTTAAAGAATTGACAAAAAGCATTGGCGCAAAAACCAACAGAAGCGAGAGCAACACCGTGAACCCAAAACGCATCTTCTTTTTTAAGCCAGTACCGTTCACTTCTTCATCCCTCTTTCCCCCGCTTTATTCAGCAACTGCAGGAGCCCTTTGATCCGGTCCTCTATGTTCAAAAACAGAAGAATTCCGCAAGCACACGCACTCATCTGTTCTTTTTGTCTTCATGCTCACTCGTTTTTTCGATGTTCGACAAGTGAAATGCCGTTTTTCAAGCAAACTTCTCGAAATGCGTCAGTCAATGCGCGTAAGGTATCATGAAAAGCAATGTTTCGAAGACGACCGATACCTAAAAAGGATCTGAACCGCGTTCAGATCCTTTTTAGGTCGATTACAAAAACGGGCAATTCGCCGCGCTCTTTCAGCAAGACATCAATCTCGATCGGGCCAGAGGCCTTGGAGGCAGATGATGTATTTGACAACCTGGTACGGCGGCATATTGCTAAAAGATGCGGGGGCAGTCGCAGTGTTGGAGCCGGTGCTGCCGGTTACTTGATTGGCGGTAAAGTTGACTGTGCCACCATTCAAATTGGCCGACTTCGTCGAATCAAGGTTGTTCGCATACAATGACACAGCCGTTTTTCCAGCGGAGGCGGGTCCAAGATAGCCGTTATTAGGGGGCACAGCGGCTCCCGCAATCGTCGTGTCCGTCGAAGCCTGAATTTGCACACTGGCAGACCCTTGAATCGCGATCGTCGGATTTTGCGGCGTCGAGGTCAGGCTGTGCATATGGGCAGGCAGGTTGCTCATCTGAAGCGTGGTGGTTGTCGTCCCGGAATAGGCCCCCTGCTTGTAGCGGATGGGTTCGGTTGACA
This genomic interval carries:
- a CDS encoding S-layer homology domain-containing protein, encoding MTANQKYVLVVSSFTKTITGDVAFTITGDGAVAVRPNANSSDALAASTAAKTPTAEANKVMLTISTPAQTGHTIYYRTVSSDPSALAPGAAFNSSGWTMNSTGTSAFEITATDGHYVEVVEVNGATVTRWGKTGPVDDGYTAPVAASGLSASAAAKTPTAQENKVMLTISTAAQASHKIYYKVVSADPTAPNVGIAFSATGWTQNTSGTAAFEITATDGQYVEVVEVKDADTTITRWGKTGPVDDGYTAPTAASGLSAGAAAKTPTAQENKVMLTISTAAQASHKIYYKVVSADPTAPNVGTAFTATGWTENTSGTSAFEITATDGQYVEVVEVKDADTTITRWGKTGPVDDGYTAPTAASGLSAGAAAKTPTAQENKVMLTISTAAQASHKIYYKVVSADPTAPNVGTAFTATGWTENTSGTSAFEITATDGQYVEVVEVKDADTTITRWGKTGPVDDGYTAPTAASGLSAGAAAKTPTAQENKVMLTISTAAQASHKIYYKVVSADPTAPNVGTAFTATGWTENTSGTSAFEITATDGQYVEVVEVKDADTTITRWGKTGPVDDGYTAPTAASGLSASAAAKTPTAQENKVMLTISTAAQASHKIYYKVVSADPTAPNVGTAFTATGWTENTSGTSAFEITATDGQYVEVVEVKDADTTITRWGKTGPVDDGYTAPTAASGLSAGAAAKTPTAQENKVMLTISTAAQASHKIYYKVVSADPTAPNVGTAFTATGWTENTSGTAAFEITATDGQYVEVVEVKDADTTITRWGKTGPVDDGYTAAPTYMISAIAAQTLEPLTVGYLNGTQQTKTVTISRTGTGVLNNLAVALEGAGAGDFTLGTLSATTLDDGQPTATFTVKAVDGLAQGTHSATVRVTANNMTAVTFTVTQVVNHNVDLSGLSLSNGTLSPVFSRSVIDYDVSVANNVQEVTVTPTAAHQDATIKVNGVSVASGVPSSPIQLTVGNNTIRVVVSAQNDSKTYTVTVARAEADFLEIAKRDLAIGFWPGDATHPADLWNNVTRNITLLTTGSNGAQISWSSSNLNYISPNGTVQRPASGSGDATVTMTATLNLGVRTVRKTFFLVVKPLDQAITGTPVERTVDVKTGEDGVKAAEVAVYRTVEGTKKVDTVALNEEKAAESVQEALQQNRREVHIDLASDAQARDADAFNVQVHRDAITRLGANQMTLQIASPDVKVTIPQESVQTLTNDGIDLYFRVVPIKQAPQVAQQTQAAKNNATVMQVTGASGDQIQLVGKPMTIETNLSNRRTKVTFPLPSDLPASQLASLRVWVQHTDGTEEVKTGTIEYNNQGRPVGITIEIDKFSVFTIVRAEVPSGGGGGGSDGDGTVVTPVKKPDEPTKPVEHTVKQTIQPYVFGYPDRTFKPEKPITRGELAVIIDRQLASAEEIIVIKYPDVPSEHWAFGAIQRLQSMRLIQGYPDGSFRPDQYVTRAELSALVTKWKKLSNEGRISFSDVQGHWAEQSVATMEAANILHGYPDGLFRPDQAVTRAEIVVLMNNLIGRKPLTGLSKTTWSDVSGEHWAAGAIEAASTTYTIEVKVENEKP
- a CDS encoding phage tail protein; amino-acid sequence: MECFIGTILPWAGAWVPRGWALCDGSQLPIAQNQALFAVIGTTYGGDGKNNFNLPNLCGRVAIGDGQLSTEPIRYKQGAYSGTTTTTLQMSNLPAHMHSLTSTPQNPTIAIQGSASVQIQASTDTTIAGAAVPPNNGYLGPASAGKTAVSLYANNLDSTKSANLNGGTVNFTANQVTGSTGSNTATAPASFSNMPPYQVVKYIICLQGLWPDRD
- the pfkB gene encoding 1-phosphofructokinase; its protein translation is MILTVTLNTAIDKTYWVECFQAGDVKRVKKVIATAGGKGLNVARVIHALGEPVLATGFVGGFTGRYIESKLDEQQVRHDFVRLDEESRTCINIIDETTGVHTEVLEPGPAVMSGDTERLLKRFQTLLERCTVVTLSGSLPQSIDVDIYKRLITIAKEAGKKVILDTSGEALMRSMGAAPTLIKPNRNEVSQILGSPVRDAGEAARAVRELLALGPESAAISLGSDGVVLGWGAGLRDKHSSRSGGATVLWARPPAIQPVNTVGCGDAMVAAFALVLRRGYAAEAMVRFAVAVSAASALTTETGGCRVDDVAELMELVEVRQLGR